Proteins co-encoded in one Nitrospira sp. genomic window:
- a CDS encoding HEAT repeat domain-containing protein, producing the protein MLELWYLISLSISCMILLLLAGILFFRMSRHAKERRRQRVTELWQPLLERCLDTPLEGLPSLTPPQHIVFLYLWNEHSESKSEAITTHLIRMAQHVGADRFARGLLHSRLLHRKILAVVTLGRLQDRSVWNEVCALLTHSNSFLAFQAAQALLCIDAQAAIPLLVPLIGHRQDWSPLKIASMLGTVGPDFASETMVLAARQGDSIVAPRLIRHLPTTKSPRGLSALRQFLHEHPPSDDVLAACLFVFGEFRDPTDLHVIRTHLSSPAWYVRVQAATALGKLGTQEDEARLIALFDDEHWWVRYRAGEALASLKSMTENTLERLQETLLTPEAQEVLAPVLAKFRARHAQHSTSDATGPIHLVSTEK; encoded by the coding sequence ATGCTCGAACTCTGGTACCTTATCTCCTTGTCCATCAGTTGCATGATCCTGCTCCTTTTGGCAGGTATCCTTTTCTTCCGAATGAGTCGCCATGCGAAGGAGCGCCGACGGCAACGCGTCACGGAGCTCTGGCAACCGCTGTTAGAACGGTGCCTCGATACCCCCCTCGAAGGATTACCATCACTCACCCCTCCCCAGCACATCGTCTTTCTCTATCTCTGGAATGAACATAGCGAGTCCAAGTCCGAGGCGATCACCACGCACTTGATCCGTATGGCCCAGCACGTTGGCGCCGATCGATTTGCACGAGGCCTCTTGCACTCACGGCTGTTACACCGCAAGATTCTCGCAGTCGTGACGTTAGGTCGGCTGCAAGACCGGTCCGTCTGGAACGAAGTCTGTGCACTGCTGACACACTCGAATTCTTTCTTGGCGTTCCAGGCAGCCCAGGCCTTACTCTGTATCGACGCGCAGGCCGCAATCCCGCTCTTAGTCCCCCTCATCGGCCATCGACAAGATTGGTCCCCTCTCAAAATCGCTTCGATGCTGGGCACGGTGGGACCTGATTTTGCCTCGGAGACGATGGTCCTGGCGGCACGACAGGGGGATTCCATCGTCGCCCCACGGTTGATTCGCCATCTCCCAACTACGAAAAGTCCGCGTGGACTCTCCGCATTACGCCAGTTCCTTCATGAGCACCCTCCGTCAGATGACGTGCTGGCAGCATGTTTGTTCGTATTCGGCGAGTTTCGAGACCCGACCGATCTGCACGTGATCCGCACACATCTTTCAAGCCCAGCCTGGTATGTTCGGGTTCAAGCGGCCACCGCATTGGGCAAACTGGGAACACAGGAAGATGAAGCACGGCTCATTGCGTTATTCGATGATGAACACTGGTGGGTGCGTTATCGAGCAGGGGAAGCCCTGGCAAGCTTGAAATCCATGACGGAAAATACCCTGGAACGATTGCAAGAAACCTTACTCACTCCTGAGGCGCAAGAAGTTCTGGCTCCCGTCTTAGCGAAATTCCGCGCACGCCATGCGCAGCACTCGACCTCCGACGCGACCGGTCCTATTCACCTTGTTTCCACGGAGAAGTGA
- a CDS encoding tetratricopeptide repeat protein, with protein sequence MRTLSIVERPFLTASIPLLFCCTLSALGGVGNAQTQTRDALSTQGLLEQAKHLESAQQYPDAIPLYREVLRREPGKDDARAALARLLSWQGAYTEAADLYREILRRHPVDLDTRTALARVLSWQKHLDESRPLYEGVLRENSRHPEALQGMADVLLWEGRSEEALHYYEQAYAVSGDVAVAERIASIRSALAEQGPMSPATVPPPVSDRKAETVARAQAWERNAEYGPAIAAYRQILAEHPEDDEVNGALARLLARDGQLEQASSLYRDILTRHPTDVDVQLGLARVRSWQKQFPTAIRLYEAVLQQDGEHRDALRGLADTLFWSGATQDALVHYSRLAQLTGDPESAARVKAITASMEASPQAPLGLRDSILRLPYRDYVKLGYGRFSYSRDIPDERNILFEAAKSLGAYTVIARVEPITRFGFHDTPLSGELYSPLWRRAWGYLAAQGTINPHFSPNYSVAGEITQGLGIAHPILSPLEISLGYRHLSYKTGDSELLIPGLTIFLPFNVWLTEKLYYVPETGALTLASRLTWRPTNRLQLFASGSFGTSGERIVATQDLTRVSSHAIQGGITLPIADRLSLEATGYYEDRGILSLRQGGSFSIIYHW encoded by the coding sequence GTGCGCACGTTATCCATCGTAGAACGACCATTCCTGACCGCAAGTATTCCGCTGCTGTTCTGCTGCACGCTGTCTGCCCTTGGCGGAGTTGGCAACGCACAGACGCAAACCCGTGACGCGCTTTCCACACAAGGTCTGCTCGAACAGGCGAAACATCTCGAATCCGCCCAGCAGTATCCCGATGCGATCCCCCTCTACCGAGAGGTGCTCCGGCGCGAGCCGGGGAAAGATGACGCACGAGCAGCCCTAGCTCGACTGCTCTCATGGCAAGGCGCTTATACCGAAGCCGCAGACTTATATCGAGAGATTCTTCGGCGGCATCCGGTTGATCTCGATACACGGACCGCGCTCGCGCGGGTGTTATCGTGGCAGAAACACCTGGACGAATCGCGCCCCCTCTACGAGGGTGTGTTGCGAGAAAACTCCCGCCACCCTGAGGCGCTCCAAGGAATGGCGGACGTATTGTTGTGGGAGGGACGCTCGGAGGAAGCACTTCACTACTACGAACAAGCGTACGCCGTTTCAGGCGATGTGGCCGTTGCGGAGCGCATAGCGTCGATTCGGAGCGCACTTGCGGAACAAGGACCGATGTCGCCGGCAACCGTCCCACCACCCGTCTCTGACAGAAAAGCCGAAACGGTCGCGCGAGCACAGGCATGGGAGCGGAATGCCGAGTATGGACCAGCCATCGCCGCCTATCGACAGATCCTCGCAGAGCACCCGGAAGACGATGAAGTCAACGGTGCGCTCGCGCGCCTACTGGCCAGAGATGGGCAATTGGAGCAAGCGAGTTCACTCTACCGAGATATCCTGACGCGTCATCCCACCGATGTCGACGTACAACTAGGACTAGCCCGTGTACGCTCATGGCAGAAACAGTTTCCTACCGCGATCCGCCTGTATGAGGCAGTCCTCCAGCAAGATGGGGAGCATAGAGATGCATTGCGTGGATTAGCCGATACCCTGTTCTGGAGCGGAGCCACGCAGGACGCGCTGGTTCACTATTCACGATTGGCCCAGTTGACAGGGGATCCAGAGAGTGCGGCGCGCGTCAAGGCCATTACTGCCTCAATGGAGGCTTCTCCACAGGCACCGCTCGGCTTACGGGATTCCATCCTACGCCTGCCCTACCGAGACTATGTCAAGTTGGGCTACGGTCGGTTTTCCTATTCGCGAGACATTCCGGATGAGCGGAATATCCTCTTTGAAGCGGCCAAGTCTCTTGGTGCCTATACTGTAATCGCCAGGGTTGAGCCAATCACCAGGTTCGGCTTCCACGACACGCCGCTGTCGGGCGAGTTGTACAGCCCCTTGTGGCGGCGGGCGTGGGGATATCTGGCCGCACAGGGAACGATCAACCCTCACTTTTCACCCAATTATTCGGTCGCGGGAGAGATCACGCAAGGGCTGGGGATCGCTCACCCTATTCTTTCACCGCTGGAAATCTCGTTAGGCTATCGACACCTCTCCTACAAAACAGGTGACAGCGAGCTTCTGATACCAGGCCTAACCATCTTTCTTCCGTTCAATGTATGGCTGACGGAGAAGCTCTATTATGTTCCAGAAACTGGCGCGCTCACCCTCGCCTCTCGTCTGACCTGGCGCCCCACGAATCGCCTGCAGCTCTTTGCATCCGGCTCATTCGGAACATCAGGAGAACGCATCGTGGCCACTCAAGATTTGACACGGGTGAGTAGCCACGCCATCCAAGGAGGCATCACGCTCCCGATCGCCGACCGATTATCCTTGGAAGCCACTGGATATTACGAAGACCGCGGTATTCTGTCCCTACGGCAAGGAGGGAGTTTCAGCATCATCTATCACTGGTAA
- a CDS encoding glycosyltransferase family 2 protein, with product MMPEVIFNIVQSGFLLYLATLTGGYLALNTVSIFSLRQYFEERMGERFPGTFTGYEPQISIIVPAYNEAATIVNSIRSLLQLNYPEYEIIVVSDGSTDNTIEVLRQEFGLKPFPEAYGHDLLTQPVRATYHSSTYANVRVIDKENGGKADSLNAGINLSVYSLFCCIDADSILAQDSLYRVVQPFLLEPRTIAAGGTVRVANGCFVEHGLLKTVGLPSSFLALLQTVEYLRAFLSGRQGWSPMNAMLIISGAFGLFRKEAVLKVGGYRTNTIGEDMELVVRLHHQYRLNGQPYRITYVPDPVCWTEVPEDLRTLRNQRIRWQRGLCDSLAGHFELCCHRKGGTVGWLAFPFMVIFEWFGVTFEMLGYFLLLVGLGLGLVSLHVWAVCMFVAVGFGITLSLSALLMEEMTFHLYQRPSDFWKLLCVSVIENFGYRQLNSYWKLIGLWQWLRGTKAEWGKMVRSASWQSQQRPPENS from the coding sequence ATGATGCCGGAAGTCATCTTTAACATTGTTCAGTCTGGATTCTTGTTGTACTTAGCCACCCTGACCGGGGGCTACTTGGCGCTCAATACCGTGTCAATCTTCTCGCTCCGGCAGTATTTTGAGGAGCGAATGGGCGAACGATTTCCAGGTACATTTACTGGATATGAGCCGCAGATCAGCATCATTGTGCCAGCATACAATGAAGCGGCGACGATCGTGAATTCTATTCGTTCTTTGTTACAGCTGAATTATCCTGAATATGAAATTATCGTGGTCAGTGATGGCTCGACCGACAACACCATTGAAGTTCTGCGGCAAGAGTTCGGATTGAAGCCGTTTCCTGAAGCCTACGGCCACGATCTGCTGACTCAGCCGGTGCGTGCCACGTATCATTCGTCGACCTACGCGAATGTCCGTGTGATCGATAAAGAGAATGGAGGGAAGGCGGATTCCCTCAATGCCGGAATCAATCTGTCCGTGTATTCATTATTTTGTTGTATCGATGCCGACTCCATCTTGGCACAGGACAGTTTGTATCGCGTGGTCCAGCCGTTCTTGCTCGAACCCCGTACCATTGCTGCGGGCGGCACCGTTCGCGTGGCCAATGGCTGTTTCGTGGAACATGGACTCTTGAAAACAGTAGGCTTGCCATCTAGTTTTCTGGCACTGTTGCAAACGGTCGAATATTTGCGCGCATTTCTATCCGGGCGGCAGGGTTGGTCTCCGATGAATGCGATGCTGATTATTTCCGGCGCCTTTGGATTATTTCGAAAAGAAGCGGTGCTGAAAGTCGGTGGGTATCGAACCAACACGATCGGTGAAGATATGGAATTGGTGGTGCGCTTGCACCATCAGTATCGCCTGAATGGTCAGCCGTATCGCATTACGTATGTGCCGGATCCGGTCTGCTGGACTGAGGTCCCTGAGGATTTGCGAACCCTCCGGAATCAGCGCATCCGCTGGCAGCGCGGCTTATGCGATAGCCTGGCGGGTCACTTCGAGCTGTGCTGTCATCGAAAGGGCGGGACGGTCGGCTGGCTCGCCTTTCCGTTCATGGTCATTTTTGAATGGTTTGGGGTGACGTTTGAAATGCTCGGCTATTTCCTCTTGCTGGTAGGGCTTGGGTTAGGGCTGGTCTCATTGCATGTGTGGGCGGTCTGTATGTTTGTTGCTGTTGGGTTCGGCATCACGCTTTCGTTGAGTGCCCTCCTCATGGAAGAAATGACATTTCATCTGTATCAGCGCCCCTCGGATTTCTGGAAATTGCTCTGCGTCTCGGTGATTGAAAACTTCGGGTATCGGCAGTTGAACTCTTACTGGAAACTGATAGGCCTCTGGCAATGGCTCCGCGGGACCAAAGCCGAGTGGGGCAAGATGGTTCGATCGGCCTCGTGGCAATCCCAGCAGCGTCCTCCAGAAAATAGCTGA
- a CDS encoding HDOD domain-containing protein: MPLASELVQSCTTVFTLPEIYFRVRDVVDDPNSTMDDLADVLKMDPAISARLLRIVNSPRYGFSRQIDTITRAANLLGIQAINDLVTATTIGRTFSGMPIQLMDVPKFWRKSVLCALLAGKIAKSCSINDSERFFVEGLLRDIGHFVLYQTIPQRAQSALIEAAYLESSLAEVEGANFGCDFAEVGAELVRFWGMPAQIEQAIRHQVNPMEAGEFILHASIVHLAGAVVDYEECEPNRRREVVLFDPAALESTQFLPDNLPALLKEAYEQLQETLAVINPHAMAA; encoded by the coding sequence ATGCCATTGGCGAGCGAACTGGTCCAGTCCTGCACCACCGTCTTCACCTTGCCGGAGATTTACTTCCGTGTACGGGATGTTGTGGACGACCCCAATTCAACCATGGACGACCTTGCCGATGTGCTCAAGATGGATCCGGCTATCTCCGCCAGGCTGCTTCGCATCGTCAATAGCCCCCGCTATGGGTTTTCGAGGCAGATCGACACGATCACCCGTGCCGCCAATCTCCTTGGCATACAGGCCATCAATGACTTGGTGACCGCGACGACCATCGGCCGGACCTTTTCCGGGATGCCTATTCAACTGATGGATGTTCCTAAGTTTTGGCGCAAGAGCGTCCTCTGTGCGTTGCTGGCTGGAAAGATTGCAAAGTCTTGCAGTATCAACGACAGCGAGCGATTTTTCGTCGAAGGCTTGCTACGCGACATCGGCCACTTCGTCCTCTACCAGACCATCCCGCAGCGGGCACAATCGGCGCTGATTGAAGCGGCCTACCTGGAGAGTTCGCTTGCCGAGGTTGAGGGGGCTAACTTCGGGTGCGATTTTGCAGAGGTCGGGGCCGAACTGGTCCGGTTCTGGGGCATGCCCGCACAGATTGAGCAGGCCATTCGCCACCAGGTGAATCCGATGGAAGCCGGCGAGTTCATTCTCCATGCCTCCATCGTTCATCTCGCCGGTGCTGTGGTGGATTATGAAGAATGTGAGCCGAACCGGCGTCGAGAGGTGGTCCTATTCGATCCGGCCGCTCTCGAGAGCACACAGTTTTTGCCGGACAACCTCCCCGCGCTGCTCAAGGAGGCCTACGAGCAACTCCAGGAGACGTTGGCGGTGATCAATCCCCACGCCATGGCTGCCTAG
- a CDS encoding HDOD domain-containing protein: MTSSSTAMESAFIDSIRPRLHQKLRPLLDESSHCLPILQLTCQQILTHMGPQSNAVNLAQVISRDHGLTCKVLQVANSIAYSPQQTIVSVPHAVSWLGLDTVRSLVAAAHLVEQLQHWPVRQQEFRTLIAKSLISATYANELGMAIGYPQPGQLFTGALLYSIGDLAIAYQDPDLFLALQAISKTTKRPSECVLQETRLIGVPRLTLAQALAHMWKLPEDLIELFRHPEEQPMEHWQSELHTYRGIVVGSIRLVEVLTSPAPQTSIEKAKKTLQLGSGLSSGPFTDLMIRAMDRGHQLIRSMGLAIASPDEATSPSKEQDLSELIPHSPAITPPSSTNQAAPIRTKPLETLQAFQDSLQAAKDLNGLLETFVQSLHRDAGFDRVGLALLNQNDSDLLVGRLVCGVTPPAPHLQSLSGSLSREHRFFLTILKRVDPLLVPNFSDQMAGTLKQDFLDSWKPTSAIVAPLRVGARPIGLIYCDRATSTQPVLPQDYQVFQLFFAQATLGLNRLAGIL; encoded by the coding sequence ATGACTTCATCAAGCACGGCCATGGAATCGGCCTTCATCGATTCAATCCGCCCTCGTCTCCATCAAAAACTCAGACCGCTCTTGGACGAATCCAGCCACTGTCTTCCTATCTTGCAATTGACCTGTCAGCAAATCTTGACCCATATGGGTCCTCAGTCCAACGCCGTGAATCTCGCCCAGGTGATCAGCCGAGACCATGGGTTGACATGCAAAGTTCTGCAAGTGGCAAATAGCATCGCCTACAGCCCGCAGCAGACGATTGTGTCGGTCCCACACGCCGTCAGTTGGCTCGGGCTCGACACGGTTCGGTCTCTCGTGGCTGCGGCACATCTTGTCGAACAACTGCAACACTGGCCGGTTCGCCAACAGGAGTTTCGAACCTTGATCGCCAAGTCCCTGATCTCCGCGACCTATGCCAACGAACTAGGCATGGCTATTGGCTACCCACAGCCTGGGCAGTTGTTTACCGGTGCCCTCCTCTATTCGATCGGAGACTTGGCCATTGCCTACCAAGACCCTGACCTCTTTCTTGCTCTCCAGGCTATTTCCAAGACAACCAAGCGCCCGTCGGAATGCGTGCTTCAAGAGACACGCCTCATCGGTGTGCCACGATTGACCTTGGCCCAAGCATTGGCCCACATGTGGAAGCTACCGGAGGATCTGATCGAGCTCTTTCGTCATCCGGAAGAACAGCCGATGGAGCATTGGCAAAGCGAACTCCACACCTACCGAGGTATCGTCGTCGGCTCCATTCGCCTGGTTGAGGTGCTGACCAGCCCCGCCCCGCAGACCTCCATTGAGAAAGCCAAGAAGACGCTCCAGCTCGGAAGCGGACTCTCTTCTGGCCCGTTCACGGATTTGATGATTCGGGCTATGGATCGAGGGCACCAACTCATCCGTTCAATGGGACTGGCAATCGCCTCGCCCGATGAAGCCACGTCACCATCAAAGGAGCAGGACCTCAGCGAATTGATCCCACACTCGCCCGCCATTACACCGCCGTCCAGCACAAACCAGGCTGCACCCATTCGAACCAAACCACTGGAAACACTTCAAGCCTTTCAGGACTCGCTGCAAGCAGCGAAAGACCTCAACGGCTTACTGGAAACATTTGTACAATCCCTCCATCGGGATGCCGGATTTGATCGTGTAGGCCTGGCACTTCTGAACCAGAATGATAGTGATCTCCTTGTCGGAAGACTGGTATGTGGCGTGACTCCTCCCGCGCCCCACCTCCAGTCCCTCTCAGGCTCGCTCAGCCGGGAGCACCGATTTTTCCTCACGATCCTCAAGCGTGTCGATCCACTCCTCGTTCCCAACTTTTCAGATCAGATGGCCGGGACTCTGAAGCAGGACTTTCTCGATAGCTGGAAACCGACATCGGCAATCGTGGCGCCGTTGCGGGTGGGAGCGAGACCGATCGGGCTCATCTACTGCGATCGAGCCACCAGCACCCAGCCGGTGCTCCCCCAAGACTACCAAGTATTTCAGCTGTTTTTTGCCCAGGCAACGCTCGGTCTGAATAGACTGGCCGGGATACTCTAG
- a CDS encoding trypsin-like serine protease, which produces MRIRSALVRVMPALLVIVCMQSGSTEAQENTETRLSAAVNVAAPLTFQLGKETTEAQAAETLSYWTPERLANAQPMLPLANPNAVAPEAAAQASGTPVSLPGKRPTAPASADSATRLYDPAQVKIQVEAGDIESQAAGSYKAHFTSARVNPPALETIFPNRTVGKLFFTDNTGERFVCSASVIRQRIVLTAGHCVHKGSGGSAGFHRNFLFVPAFRDGAAPLGTFTPRRVGTTSQWLASNGLVPNAADFGMFEINDRAGKRIGAITGTLGFRTLSLLPNHTTKLGYPCNIDACQKMQQVTSQSFRATSPNNVEYGSNARGGSSGGPWVMNYGIQGKGGLTSNLNAVVGVSSYGYIETAPKVQGSSIPDSRAGGFIPLLNTMCAARAGNC; this is translated from the coding sequence ATGAGAATACGAAGCGCACTCGTCAGGGTCATGCCGGCTCTGTTGGTCATTGTGTGTATGCAGAGTGGCAGCACGGAGGCACAGGAAAATACGGAGACACGGCTCAGCGCGGCAGTCAACGTGGCCGCGCCCCTGACATTCCAGCTCGGCAAAGAGACCACCGAGGCGCAGGCGGCAGAGACCCTTTCTTATTGGACCCCAGAACGTTTAGCCAACGCTCAACCGATGCTTCCACTGGCGAATCCGAACGCGGTCGCTCCTGAGGCGGCTGCACAGGCGAGCGGGACGCCTGTTTCCCTTCCTGGGAAGCGACCCACCGCACCGGCCAGCGCTGATTCTGCCACGCGTCTCTACGACCCGGCACAGGTCAAGATTCAGGTCGAAGCCGGCGATATCGAGTCACAGGCCGCTGGGTCGTACAAGGCCCACTTCACCAGTGCGCGGGTCAATCCACCTGCCTTGGAGACCATCTTTCCAAACCGCACGGTCGGCAAACTGTTTTTCACCGATAATACGGGGGAAAGGTTTGTCTGCTCGGCCTCAGTGATTCGGCAGAGGATTGTGCTCACAGCGGGCCACTGTGTTCATAAGGGGAGCGGCGGATCCGCTGGGTTTCACCGCAACTTCCTGTTCGTTCCAGCGTTCAGAGACGGGGCTGCGCCTCTTGGAACCTTCACGCCTCGCCGTGTGGGCACCACATCCCAGTGGCTCGCTTCCAATGGTCTGGTCCCCAATGCGGCGGATTTCGGGATGTTCGAAATTAACGACAGGGCTGGAAAGAGAATCGGTGCGATCACCGGGACCTTGGGCTTCCGGACCCTCAGTCTCCTCCCAAACCACACGACGAAGCTTGGGTATCCGTGTAACATCGATGCATGCCAGAAAATGCAGCAGGTGACGTCGCAAAGCTTTCGGGCCACCAGCCCCAATAATGTTGAATACGGATCGAATGCCCGAGGTGGCTCGAGCGGCGGCCCTTGGGTGATGAACTATGGCATTCAGGGCAAAGGTGGGCTGACGAGTAATCTGAATGCGGTTGTCGGAGTGAGCTCATATGGGTACATCGAGACGGCTCCGAAGGTCCAGGGCAGCTCGATCCCTGACAGCCGAGCCGGTGGGTTCATTCCTCTTCTTAATACGATGTGCGCCGCGAGAGCTGGCAACTGCTGA